A region of the Nocardia higoensis genome:
GTGATCACACCGTTATGTGATGAGTATCACAGTATGGTTCGTCACGCGGGTCCTGCGGGGTAATCGGTCTCGCGCCTCAGCGCGAGCGTCTACCCGACCACAGCGCGAATATCACCGCGAGCAGGAAACCGGCCGGCGCGAGCATCGCGGCCAGGTACAGCCACAGCGCCGGCTCGCCGTCGGAAACGACAGGGCTGACGAAGATGGCGACGATCGCGAGCAGGCCCGCGGCGAACAGCGCGAGCGCCAGCTTCAGCAACCAATCGGCCGAGCGGGACGAGCCGGATCGGGGTGAACCGGGGCGGGGAGAGTTGGTCACCGCTGCACCGTAAAACTGATGTGCTCGGCGTATGGTCACCGGGGTAGACTCGGGTAATCGCGTCCTGCACCATCTGTGGGGCGCGTTCTTGTGCACGGACCATCGGGGTCCGGGTGTCGAAACGATGAACGGGTGAGCGCAGTGCCGACCGGCCGGGTGAAGTGGTACGACGTCGAGAAGGGCTTCGGCTTCCTGTCCCAGGACGAGGGGGAGGACGTCTACGTCCGCTCTTCGGCGCTGCCCGAAGGCGTCGAAGGACTCAAGCCGGGGCAGCGCGTCGAATTCGGCATGGCGGCGGGTCGCCGCGGCCCCCAGGCGCTGAGCCTCAAGCTGATCGACGCGCCGCCGTCGCTGCGCCAGAGCCAGGGCGCCGAGCGTGGCGGCCGCAAAGAACCCGCCGGTCCGCGGCGCGCGCCCGACGAGCTGCACGGCCTGGTCGAGGACATGATCACCCTGCTCGAGACCAAGGTGCAGCCCGACCTGCGCAAGGGGCGCTACCCCGACCGCAAGACCGCCAAGACCATCTCCGATGTCGTCCGGGCGGTCGCGCGCGAGCTCGATCACTGATCTGGTCCGTCGGCGCCGAGCTCTTCCCGACGCCTTCCCGGCCACCCGGACGCAGTCCCGTGACAGCGCCCTTCCCGTGACAGAGGCCCCACCGCTCGGCGGGGCCTCTGTCATAGGCGTCCCCGAGTGTCACGGCCGGTCGGCCGTGGGCATCACCGGGCCACCGGATGTCACTGCTGCTCGTCGCCGCCGAGGGTGCCGGTGCGGATGGACCAGGAGGCGTGCGGCACGGTCGTCTCCCGGCCCGCCTCGTCGATCGCGGGGACGGGAAGCTGGATCTCCACGCCGATCAGGCGCAGGCCCGGTGCGGGCTGGGAATCGATGGTCAGCGCGAGGGTGCCCGGTGCGTAGTCGGAGTGGTAGATCTCCTGCGTGAGGATCTCCTCGTCGCCGGGCAAGGCGTAGACGAGCAGCCCCTGCCAGGGCGCGTCGGCGATCTCCGACGGCAGCGACAGTTGCAGCGGGTAGCCCGGCGGCGTCTCCAGGTCGACGACCCGGTTCTGCCTGCAGTCGGCCAAGTCCAGCCGGTCCTCACCGATCAGGCGCAGATCGCAGTACTGGTACGGCGGAACCGTGACCGCGGTGCCGTAGGCGTACGCGGTGATCTCCGGATCCTGCCTCGGTGCGTTGCGCACCGCGATCGTCACGACCACGGCGATCACGGCGACCAGCGCCAGCAGTCCCGCTCCGGCCAGCGCGGCGATCAGACGCCCGCGCCCGCGGCCTGCCCCGCTCATCGCGCCGCCCACGCGGAACGTCGATCATCCAACGCCGGGTCGTTCACCGCTGGTTCTTTCACCGCTGGTCCATTCACCGCTGGTCCATTCACCGCTGGTCCATTCAACTCAGCGTTCTCCCGTCATCCTGGTTCGGCTCTTTCCGGGTTGCCGTCGCGGTGGCGCGACGGTGGCGTGCACTTCCTGTTCGGCGTGCTGGGGCCGGTTGCCGCCGAGGCCGGGCAGAATGCTGTGACCCCGATAGCTCAGGAAGGTCTGGGCCAGCCCGAGCACGAGTATTCCCGACACCACCGCGAAGCCGATCCAGTACTCGGTCGGCAGCAGCACCCCGGCCGCCCCGCCGATCACCCAGCTCAGCTGCAGCGCCGTCTCCGAGCGCCCGAATCCGGACGCGATCGACTCCGGTGGCAGATCGTCCTGGATCGAGGCGTCCAGCGACACCTTCGCCAGCGCGCTGGCCGCCGAGGCCACCAGCGCGGCCACCACCGCGCCGAGCAGGTTGTCGGCGAACACCGCGAACAGCGCGACTGCGGTGCAGGCCGCGGTGGCGCCGACCACGATGACCGAGGGCCGTCCCAGCGCGAGGCGCGCGCCGGTGGCGTTGCCCGCGAAGTTGCCGATGCCCGCGGCCGCGCCCACCGCGCCGAGCATCAGCGCCTGCTGCAACGGACGGTGTTCGGTGGCTTTGGCGACGAAGGCGATGTAGAAGGTGAGGAAGCCGGTGAGCACCCG
Encoded here:
- a CDS encoding cold-shock protein, with product MPTGRVKWYDVEKGFGFLSQDEGEDVYVRSSALPEGVEGLKPGQRVEFGMAAGRRGPQALSLKLIDAPPSLRQSQGAERGGRKEPAGPRRAPDELHGLVEDMITLLETKVQPDLRKGRYPDRKTAKTISDVVRAVARELDH
- a CDS encoding DUF2771 domain-containing protein; translated protein: MSGAGRGRGRLIAALAGAGLLALVAVIAVVVTIAVRNAPRQDPEITAYAYGTAVTVPPYQYCDLRLIGEDRLDLADCRQNRVVDLETPPGYPLQLSLPSEIADAPWQGLLVYALPGDEEILTQEIYHSDYAPGTLALTIDSQPAPGLRLIGVEIQLPVPAIDEAGRETTVPHASWSIRTGTLGGDEQQ